From Camelus ferus isolate YT-003-E chromosome 18, BCGSAC_Cfer_1.0, whole genome shotgun sequence, one genomic window encodes:
- the LOC102514962 gene encoding thyroid receptor-interacting protein 11-like encodes MSSWFSGLSSGLGHSLGQVGGSVASFTGHITNVLRKGSEKVEVPESKTKEVEDSQSILKSENERLKTLYSDLEEKYEASELQIRQQTTSYRHQLQQKDVDIKLLTARQIALKDQLLKLQSVSRSVDPEAGSVPPVTLPPPLGYDTNDHALAVRNNDMDFADLIWSQQEINRLSNKVLRLEADVNHWRHIAEKFTVQGAESLDQNEICKLQNTIKELEQNRYKEIDDHQLEIVTMQNVHQQKLAEVSRSHRQKCRDYEERIGELENLLLQGGSGIGPTHEFQIHDMQKAIQILQAEKEESTKKIKELEDRMKYINGKSSVESERDVLRREQDRINEENKERTEEDELQPYVMKQSDAMTAKEQVLPPSTSMEEVFREQQALSDAENEPMRLSSLSQDNDVIEHNLKLQERVQVLEKENSQLSQEKEELQRSLVKLSNDYEVIKSTATRDMNSGSKVHDLRCDLEGKEGQLNQSTTKKELLTPELGELDEKKQETAEHVVLMKDQRSEQQNEGDGVIQKLKQELEEEKRRVRQLEDDQMNITKELDMQKERLIQSELAANDLLLTKQKLEDKVEDLLHQLNQSQDCNVDIQKENCQLKEVIKENEKELSRIKNEFAQSLNQDTNVKVDSLKEQEAEVRNLRQNLSKMQKLNVNLSKVAFDLKMENEKLVLALEDVRRQWEESIVGNTQKSLGKNTLVEALKMEKGQSEAELCQAEKRLLEETRKNKQMIEELSNTHHPDSSALHLEQECLIQLSQEKDSEIAELKNIEQIIADHKETQAMLSSCLEEQEQLKQLIEEKETFIEKLQGSSDPWEELEKYTQGLRKMELLQQTIEEKDTSLASMKEENSHLKEELERLREDSQTESTINPNMLDAITDLDSESSPSSVMKGNLKKKIKHDQKITEDQNQTKMQKRQSLQEQKQEMDGLQSQQEQMNIKHTQLFTARGEETENLQNTIEQIKTQLPEKSQHMPTEHLGVFQVTKIQSLNIENGTEKHDFSKADAERLVGLKEQKLEIQLLTEKNICLIEQIDQLSKTEVGKLTQLIQQKDLEIQCLHTKISSASYTQDNGCLQQQLQMYALEREQILAVLDEKIKENSLLKRENFRMVDIIMGKEADLEKLRDANMKLPPRAESSDQDMCRETIRNLSHIIRERDIEMDALNQKCQTLLTVLQNSSSGNEVNGVKINQFEELLREREQLKQHVSIMEEWKQHVVATVQNMQRGSTHLQNELQQLQARVFMDSDNKSQLQMSYTDLIKNYEENKTQLKNLEIQVAQMQLSLEQLCNAKALLLGKPELTLPQPSTESPPSESAASLQAVKSDGSSESSKLLQGEIEELRKSTKEKDAAIRTLQEDNQRLCESIAAASELDRKQHEERDSKLQQLREKQDDLQNLLQERELLLKAKSDELLSVSEDFTNEVSENEILRQAVINLKERVASLEVDICKLKEANEKIVQTWREKETENQALQQTNMRLSMMRREERLKFVAMKEKPLALEQLLKENEQGKNGELNQLLHAVTSMQEKTLIFQQERDEVMLALKQKQMENCALQSEVQHLHNKELHLKQDLERAHRLALESKESHNRKALAAEDRAAQLRMKAKALEEKLLLSSNAMEDARQRACLRMESLKEQLNVVTRQKDDISQQLCASQEQEKQYAQALANLKMEFAEWMEKADDLEGKLQKTKAVLNLKEEEIKVLTKQNEVQREVLDDVQRKLLDLVSKAEEKVDKSLVRKLLMEYFQTPRPQRHEVLELLGNTLGIKREEMELVFKEEQGGGTRWMTRWLGSKSVPNTPPRPNQQFMPKNSFSELFAQFLETESHSTGPPSKASTEDTKTPSSPGRKQLAKNAPPSLTTTLGAAPKTPSVNHCSTAVSLINPPGPTTDGSEHLLLNAVTDVLPTYTPLLLSPGKSAGVVPKDLSKQ; translated from the coding sequence ATGTCCTCCTGGTTTAGTGGCCTTAGCTCCGGCCTAGGCCACTCCCTGGGGCAAGTGGGTGGTAGTGTAGCATCTTTCACTGGACACATCACTAATGTGTTGAGGAAAGGAAGTGAAAAGGTAGAAGTACCTGAATCTAAGACGAAGGAGGTTGAAGACTCTCagtcaattttaaaatcagagaatgaGAGACTTAAAACTCTTTATAGTGATCTAGAGGAGAAGTATGAAGCCTCAGAGCTTCAAATAAGACAGCAGACTACTAGTTACAGACATCAATTACAACAGAAGGATGTAGATATCAAACTCCTTACAGCAAGACAGATAGCGCTAAAGGATCAACTGCTGAAGCTGCAGTCAGTCTCGCGGTCAGTAGACCCTGAAGCTGGCTCTGTACCCCCAGTCACTTTACCACCTCCACTGGGTTATGATACCAATGACCATGCTTTAGCTGTCCGGAATAATGATATGGACTTTGCTGACCTAATTTGGTCACAACAAGAAATAAATAGATTGTCAAATAAAGTCTTAAGACTTGAGGCTGATGTCAACCACTGGAGACACATTGCCGAAAAGTTCAcagtgcagggagcagagagccTTGACCAAAATGAAATCTGCAAACTGCAAAATACCATAAAGGAACTTGAACAAAATCGATACAAGGAAATTGATGACCATCAACTTGAAATAGTGACAATGCAgaatgttcatcaacagaaaCTGGCAGAAGTAAGTCGTAGCCATCGACAGAAATGTAGAGACTATGAAGAAAGGATTGGAGAACTGGAAAATCTGTTACTGCAGGGGGGCTCCGGAATTGGACCAACTCATGAATTTCAAATTCATGACATGCAGAAAGCTATTCAAATTCTACAAGCTGAAAAGGAAGAGTCCACCAAGAAAATCAAAGAACTTGAGGATAGAATGAAATACATCAATGGAAAATCATCTGTAGAGAGTGAAAGAGATGTTTTAAGGAGGGAACAAGACcggataaatgaagaaaataaggaaagaactGAAGAGGATGAATTGCAACCTTACGTTATGAAGCAGAGTGACGCCATGACAGCAAAGGAACAAGTGCTTCCACCAAGTACATCAATGGAGGAAGTGTTCAGAGAGCAGCAAGCACTGTCGGATGCTGAAAACGAACCAATGAGACTGAGCAGCTTAAGCCAGGATAACGATGTCATCGAACACAACCTGAAACTTCAGGAACGAGTCCaagttctagaaaaagaaaattcacagctaagtcaagaaaaggaagaacttcAACGATCACTTGTCAAATTGAGCAACGATTATGAAGTAATTAAAAGTACAGCTACAAGAGATATGAATTCTGGTTCAAAAGTACATGATTTAAGATGTGACTTGGAAGGCAAGGAAGGACAACTCAATCAGAGTACTACTAAGAAGGAATTACTGACACCTGAATTAGGAGAGTTGgatgagaagaaacaagaaactgCAGAGCACGTGGTTTTGATGAAAGATCAGCGATCAGAACAACAAAATGAAGGAGATGGTGTCATCCAAAAACTAAAGCAAGAGcttgaggaagaaaaaaggagagtcCGTCAACTTGAAGATGATCAGATGAACATTACTAAAGAGTTGGATATGCAAAAAGAAAGGTTAATTCAAAGTGAATTAGCTGCTAATGATTTGCTTTTAACCAAGCAGAAGCTTGAGGACAAAGTAGAAGATTTATTACATCAGCTAAACCAGTCACAAGACTGTAATGTCGACATCCAGAAAGAGAACTGTCAACTTAAGGAAGTTATTAAAGAAAACGAGAAGGAACTTTCAAGAATCAAGAATGAATTTGCCCAGTCTCTTAATCAAGACACTAATGTGAAGGTTGACTCACTTAAAGAACAGGAGGCCGAAGTTAGAAACTTAAGgcaaaatctttccaaaatgcaaaagcTCAATGTCAACTTAAGCAAAGTGGCTTTTGAtctcaaaatggaaaatgaaaagttgGTTTTGGCACTTGAAGATGTAAGACGTCAGTGGGAAGAATCTATTGTTGGTAACACTCAGAAGTCTCTGGGGAAAAACACTCTAGTGGaggctttaaaaatggaaaaaggacaGTCAGAAGCAGAATTGTGTCAGGCTGAAAAGAGGCTGTTGGAAGAAACGAGGAAGAACAAGCAAATGATTGAAGAATTGTCAAATACACATCACCCAGATAGCTCTGCCTTACACCTGGAGCAGGAGTGTTTAATTCAACTCAGTCAAGAGAAAGATTCTGAAATAGCAGAACTCAAGAATATTGAGCAGATAATTGCTGACCATAAAGAAACTCAGGCAATGCTGTCATCTTGTTTAGAAGAGCAGGAGCAATTGAAACAACttatagaagagaaagaaacttttATTGAAAAACTGCAAGGAAGTTCAGATCCTTGGGAGGAATTAGAGAAATATACTCAAGGCTTAAGAAAAATGGAACTGCTACAGCAAACCATCGAAGAAAAAGACACAAGTCTTGCAtccatgaaagaagaaaacagtcatCTGAAAGAGGAACTGGAACGACTGAGAGAAGACAGTCAAACCGAATCTACGATTAACCCTAACATGCTAGACGCTATTACGGATCTAGACTCTGAGAGCTCTCCATCAAGTGTCATGAAAGGCAaccttaagaagaaaataaaacatgatcaaAAGATAACTGAAGATCAAAACCAGACTAAGATGCAAAAGCGTCAGTCTTTACAAGAGCAGAAACAGGAAATGGATGGTCTTCAAAGCCAACAGGAGCAAATGAATATTAAACATACTCAGCTCTTTACAGCCAGAGGGGAGGAGACTGAGAATTTACAAAATACAATTGAACAAATCAAAACCCAGTTACCCGAAAAATCCCAGCACATGCCAACAGAACATTTGGGTGTTTTTCAAGTAACAAAAATTCAGAGTCTTAATATAGAAAACGGAACTGAAAAGCATGACTTTTCTAAAGCTGATGCCGAAAGATTAGTAGgactaaaagaacaaaaattagagATTCAacttctaactgaaaagaatatctgtTTAATTGAACAGATTGATCAGCTCTCCAAAACTGAGGTTGGTAAACTAACCCAGCTTATCCAGCAAAAAGATTTGGAGATACAGTGTCTTCATACCAAAATATCTTCAGCTTCCTATACCCAAGACAATGGGTGTCTTCAGCAGCAACTGCAAATGTATGCATTGGAAAGAGAACAAATACTAGCTGTTTTAGACGAGAAGATTAAGGAAAATAGCCTTCTTAAAAGGGAAAACTTCAGAATGGTGGATATCATTATGGGCAAAGAGGCAGATCTTGAGAAGCTCCGAGATGCAAATATGAAACTACCCCCTAGAGCTGAAAGCAGTGATCAGGATATGTGTAGAGAAACTATTCGGAATTTATCCCACATCATTCGAGAAAGAGACATTGAAATGGATGCACTGAATCAGAAATGTCAGACATTATTGACAGTTCTGCAGAATTCCAGCAGTGGTAATGAGGTTAATGGTGTTAAGATTAATCAGTTTGAGGAGCTTCTACGGGAACGGGAACAATTAAAGCAACACGTTTCAATAATGGAAGAATGGAAACAGCACGTGGTGGCCACGGTACAAAATATGCAGCGTGGGTCAACCCATCTTCAGAACGAGCTTCAACAACTTCAGGCACGGGTTTTCATGGACAGTGATAATAAATCTCAACTACAGATGAGCTATACTGACCTGATCAAAAATTATGAAGAGAACAAAACCCAACTCAAAAACTTGGAGATACAAGTTGCACAAATGCAGCTCAGCCTAGAGCAGCTTTGCAATGCCAAGGCTCTTCTACTAGGGAAACCTGAACTGACCTTACCGCAGCCCTCCACCGAATCGCCTCCTTCCGAGTCAGCTGCCTCTCTTCAGGCAGTTAAGTCTGATGGATCCAGTGAGTCTTCAAAGCTGCTCCAAGGAGAGATAGAAGAgttaagaaaatcaacaaaggaaaaagatgCAGCAATTAGAACCCTCCAGGAGGATAACCAGAGACTGTGTGAGTCCATTGCGGCCGCCTCAGAACTCGacagaaaacagcatgaagaaaGGGATTCCAAACTTCAGCAGCTCCGGGAGAAACAGGATGACTTACAAAACTTACTCCAGGAAAGAGAGCTCTTGCTCAAAGCCAAAAGTGATGAATTACTTTCTGTAAGTGAAGACTTCACTAATGAAGtgagtgaaaatgaaattttgaggCAGGCGGTAATCAACCTGAAGGAGAGAGTCGCCAGTTTGGAAGTGGATATTTGTAAACTCAAAGAGGCCAATGAAAAAATAGTACAAAcatggagggaaaaggaaacagaaaatcaagCACTACAACAGACAAACATGCGGCTTTCTATGATGCGGAGAGAGGAACGGTTGAAATTTGTGGCCATGAAGGAAAAACCTCTTGCCTTGGAGCAACtattgaaagaaaatgaacaaggcAAGAATGGGGAATTAAATCAACTTTTGCATGCAGTGACATCAATGCAAGAAAAGACACTTATTTTTCAACAGGAGAGAGATGAAGTCATGTTGGcactgaaacagaaacagatggaaaactgTGCCCTCCAGAGTGAGGTTCAACATTTACACAACAAAGAACTACATTTGAAGCAGGATCTAGAGCGAGCCCATCGCCTGGCTTTGGAATCCAAAGAGTCTCATAACCGCAAAGCCTTAGCTGCAGAAGACAGAGCAGCTCAACTCAGAATGAAAGCGAAGGCACTGGAGGAAAAGCTCCTTCTGTCTTCTAATGCAATGGAAGATGCACGCCAACGAGCCTGCTTGCGGATGGAGTCATTGAAGGAACAACTGAATGTTGTCACCAGGCAAAAAGATGACATTTCACAACAGCTCTGTGCGTcccaagaacaagaaaaacagtATGCACAAGCACTAGCTAATCTGAAGATGGAATTTGCTGAATGGATGGAAAAGGCAGACGATCTAGAAGGGAAACTGCAGAAGACAAAAGCTGTCTTGAatctgaaggaagaagaaattaaagttttgacaaaacaaaatgaggtcCAACGGGAAGTGCTAGATGATGTGCAAAGGAAACTGCTGGACTTAGTAagtaaagcagaagaaaaagtcGACAAAAGCTTAGTGAGGAAGCTCTTGATGGAGTATTTTCAAACACCCAGACCTCAACGCCATGAAGTGTTAGAACTACTGGGAAACACTCTGGgcataaaaagggaagaaatggagcTGGTTTTTAAGGAAGAGCAAGGCGGTGGTACCAGATGGATGACTAGGTGGCTTGGGTCGAAGAGTGTCCCCAACACACCTCCAAGACCAAATCAACAATTTATGCCTAAGAAttctttttcagaactttttGCTCAATTTCTAGAAACAGAATCTCACTCTACTGGTCCACCATCAAAAGCGTCTACTGAAGACACAAAGACTCCCAGTTCACCGGGAAGGAAACAACTGGCTAAAAATGCCCCACCAAGTCTTACAACGACCCTAGGAGCCGCACCCAAAACACCCAGTGTGAATCACTGCTCCACTGCTGTTTCACTTATTAACCCACCTGGACCTACAACCGATGGATCGGAGCATCTTCTTTTAAATGCTGTCACTGATGTTCTGCCCACATACACACCTTTGCTGCTGTCACCTGGCAAGAGCGCTGGAGTTGTGCCGAAAGACCTTTCAAAGCAGTAG